A window from Pseudomonadota bacterium encodes these proteins:
- a CDS encoding IS3 family transposase: MFRTKTEVFEFIDRHRGEHRMRVMCRLYGVTRAGYYAWKGRGESARAKADGRLWVHIERIYQASGGTYGSPRIHAALKAQGSGVGKKRVERSMRKHGLRARSAKLYHANPGSHAFFASIPNRQLGVIADRADRVWVGDITYLKVGGQWRYLAIVIDKYSRRVVGWSLGRHKDVALTLASLNRAVFHRRPGPGVIFHTDRGIEYAGYAFRDRLTQLGFVQSMNRPGKLTDNAHMESFFHSMKSDVVHGVVFEQEKELQKMMRSYIPFYNQKRLHSSLGYLSPVQYETIAV, translated from the coding sequence TTGTTCCGAACGAAAACAGAGGTCTTCGAGTTCATTGACCGACACCGAGGGGAGCACCGAATGAGAGTAATGTGTCGGCTCTATGGGGTAACGCGGGCGGGGTATTATGCCTGGAAGGGGCGCGGTGAGAGTGCGCGCGCCAAGGCCGATGGGCGGCTGTGGGTGCACATCGAGCGGATATATCAGGCGAGCGGTGGGACCTATGGCAGTCCGCGGATTCATGCCGCGCTGAAGGCGCAAGGCAGTGGGGTCGGGAAGAAACGTGTCGAGCGGAGCATGCGGAAACACGGCCTGAGGGCACGTTCGGCAAAACTCTATCATGCCAATCCGGGTAGCCATGCGTTCTTCGCTAGCATTCCCAACCGCCAACTCGGTGTCATTGCCGATCGTGCGGACCGGGTGTGGGTAGGCGATATTACCTATCTCAAGGTCGGAGGGCAGTGGCGGTATCTGGCGATTGTCATCGACAAGTATTCCCGTCGGGTCGTCGGTTGGAGTCTGGGCCGACACAAAGATGTGGCTCTGACGCTCGCATCGCTCAATCGAGCGGTATTCCATCGACGCCCTGGTCCTGGGGTGATCTTCCACACCGACCGAGGGATCGAGTATGCTGGCTATGCGTTCCGAGACCGACTGACACAGCTCGGTTTCGTACAGAGCATGAACCGCCCGGGGAAGTTGACCGACAACGCGCATATGGAGTCATTTTTTCACTCCATGAAGTCCGATGTCGTTCACGGGGTGGTTTTTGAGCAGGAGAAGGAGCTACAGAAGATGATGCGTAGTTACATCCCGTTTTACAATCAGAAGCGGCTTCACTCATCATTAGGGTACCTATCACCCGTCCAGTATGAGACGATAGCCGTTTGA
- a CDS encoding DinB family protein: MNAINYPRAMASYNRWMNKRIYDACSTLSDEERKRNVGAFFKSIHGTLNHLLLADRIWMGRFTGRPCGFKSLDQELYSDFAQLRAEREKDDNGIIAWAESLTEKDLSRELFYTSVVDPQLRKYPFWFAMTHFFNHQTHHRGQVTTLLSQRSIDAGVTDLIWLPELQATHQ; the protein is encoded by the coding sequence ATGAATGCGATCAACTACCCTCGCGCGATGGCCAGCTATAACCGCTGGATGAATAAACGAATATACGATGCCTGCTCCACGCTCTCTGACGAGGAGCGAAAGCGTAACGTAGGCGCCTTTTTCAAGTCCATCCATGGGACGCTCAATCACCTCCTACTTGCTGACCGGATCTGGATGGGTCGCTTTACTGGCCGACCGTGTGGGTTCAAGTCCCTCGATCAGGAGCTTTACTCAGACTTCGCACAACTTCGAGCGGAGCGGGAGAAAGACGATAATGGCATCATCGCTTGGGCTGAATCCTTAACAGAGAAGGATTTGAGCCGCGAACTCTTCTACACGAGCGTGGTTGATCCTCAACTGAGAAAATATCCGTTCTGGTTTGCCATGACGCACTTCTTCAACCATCAAACTCATCACCGAGGGCAGGTAACGACTCTTCTCAGCCAGAGGAGTATCGATGCCGGCGTCACGGATTTGATATGGCTTCCAGAATTACAAGCGACGCATCAGTGA